CATACCATCGGAGCCAGGGGCCTTATTGCAGTCCATAGTGAAGAAAGCATTTTTGATCTCTTCTTCTGTCACTTCCTTGGTTAGTTCCATGTTCATTTCTGTCGTGATAGAAGTTGGGATCCCCTCTAATACCTCCTAAGCATTACTGGTTGAGGACTTGGCGAAGAGCTTCCTGTAATAGTCTGCAATCTCTTTCCCAGTTTCTTCTTCTGATTCAGACCAACCTCTATCTTCCTTTTGAAGTCTTTGCAATCTATTCTGTTTCCTTCTGCCCTTTACCTGTGCATAGAAGTATTGAGTATTTCTGTCCCCTTCTTGCAACCATTTGAGTCTGGATTTTTGGCTCCAGAAGATTTCCTCATCATTGTACGCCTTTGTCAGCTGTGACTTCAACCCAACcatcttttctctcttattATCCATTGAAGATTCTCTTGTCTGGTCCAGTTGCTTTTTGAGGCTATCAATTCTGTCCTTAGAGTTTTTATTAATGCTGTTACTCCACTTAAGTAGAGCCACTCTACAGTTCCTCACTTTTGATTGCACTTGGTACATCCGAGATCCTTCAACATTTTCCTCCCATG
The Coffea arabica cultivar ET-39 chromosome 6c, Coffea Arabica ET-39 HiFi, whole genome shotgun sequence genome window above contains:
- the LOC140008832 gene encoding uncharacterized protein, with translation MDKAGGMALYWNSDVKILQVQHTSFTVEAQIEDQERQPWTWCNNWGNEGEIKQRLDRAMSSADWFKTFENAKCSHIKTYASNHCALMIDTKPTVERKKRRFFFDKRWLQHEEIFEVIKEAWEENVEGSRMYQVQSKVRNCRVALLKWSNSINKNSKDRIDSLKKQLDQTRESSMDNKREKMVGLKSQLTKAYNDEEIFWSQKSRLKWLQEGDRNTQYFYAQVKGRRKQNRLQRLQKEDRGWSESEEETGKEIADYYRKLFAKSSTSNA